One Terriglobales bacterium genomic window carries:
- a CDS encoding 2-dehydropantoate 2-reductase has translation MQHGILGAGGVGGLIAAVLARAGDSVTLIVRPQAVDVYPRVLSLESRWGDFSVPVSVSAAVTRPLDLLWIAVKATQLEAALESVPGQAQIGSVVPLLNGVEHVARLRRRFGDERVVPATIAVESERVAPGRIVHRSPFARLNVAASGRPRLEASLEHLRRFGFECRFVESESTLLWSKLVFLAPIALSCTATALPIDLVVADPAARARLEASVREACAVAAAAGASVDAAAVIAGIAGLPPGMRASMQKDVEAGRTPELDAIAGPILRGAQAHGLAATATQELVAAVRQRMAQPR, from the coding sequence ATGCAGCATGGCATTCTGGGCGCGGGCGGCGTGGGCGGCCTGATCGCCGCGGTGCTGGCCCGGGCCGGCGATTCGGTCACCCTCATCGTCCGCCCCCAGGCGGTGGACGTCTATCCGCGCGTGCTCTCCCTGGAGAGCCGCTGGGGGGATTTCTCCGTCCCGGTCTCCGTAAGTGCCGCCGTCACCCGCCCGCTCGATCTTCTGTGGATCGCCGTGAAGGCGACCCAGCTCGAGGCCGCCCTGGAGAGCGTTCCTGGGCAAGCCCAGATCGGCTCCGTGGTGCCACTGCTCAACGGTGTGGAGCACGTGGCGCGCCTGCGCCGCCGCTTCGGGGATGAACGCGTCGTGCCCGCCACCATCGCCGTCGAGAGCGAGCGCGTCGCCCCCGGGAGGATCGTCCACCGCTCTCCCTTCGCGCGCCTGAACGTGGCGGCGAGCGGGCGTCCTCGCCTGGAGGCCTCGCTCGAGCACCTCCGCCGCTTCGGCTTCGAGTGCAGGTTCGTGGAGAGCGAGAGCACGCTGCTGTGGAGCAAGCTCGTGTTCCTGGCGCCCATCGCCCTCTCCTGCACCGCGACCGCCCTTCCCATCGACCTGGTGGTGGCCGATCCTGCCGCCCGGGCGCGGCTGGAGGCCAGCGTGCGCGAGGCCTGCGCGGTGGCCGCCGCCGCGGGCGCCTCGGTGGATGCCGCCGCCGTGATCGCCGGCATCGCCGGGCTGCCGCCCGGCATGCGCGCTTCCATGCAGAAGGACGTGGAGGCGGGCCGGACGCCCGAGCTGGACGCCATCGCGGGTCCCATCCTGCGCGGCGCCCAGGCCCACGGCCTCGCCGCTACGGCCACCCAGGAACTGGTCGCCGCCGTGCGCCAACGGATGGCGCAGCCGCGCTAG